From the genome of Bradyrhizobium elkanii USDA 76, one region includes:
- a CDS encoding ABC transporter ATP-binding protein, with the protein MEAGQPAQRRAEGARDGARPLLSVRGLGIRFKTAQGVWQATRRIDFDIAPGERVGIVGESGCGKTITGLSILRLLPGNFAGLDGKILFDGVDLASCSARQMRAIRGKRIAMIFQEPMSALDPVFTVGHQIAETLRVHTDVSHEEARAKTLEMLRRVGIASPERRIDDYPHQLSGGMRQRVMIAASLICGPQLLIADEPTTALDVTVQAQILELLRDISETSKTALMLITHDLGVVAETCTRMITMYAGEVIEDATVDEALVRPLHPYTSGLLRSLPHLSPRHGRLPSIPGRVPSIAEMPAGCRFRARCAHAAKGCEAEQKLQDAGGGRRVRCWRFAELNLPGALHPSGAPAAAKVATQ; encoded by the coding sequence ATGGAGGCAGGCCAACCGGCACAGCGCAGGGCGGAGGGTGCGCGCGACGGCGCGCGGCCGCTGCTGTCCGTGCGCGGGCTCGGCATCCGCTTCAAGACCGCGCAGGGCGTCTGGCAGGCGACGCGCCGCATCGACTTCGATATCGCGCCCGGAGAGCGCGTCGGCATCGTCGGCGAGAGCGGCTGCGGCAAGACCATCACCGGCCTGTCGATCCTGCGGCTGTTGCCGGGCAATTTTGCCGGCCTCGACGGCAAGATCCTGTTCGACGGCGTCGATCTCGCCTCCTGCAGCGCGCGGCAGATGCGCGCGATCCGGGGCAAGCGGATCGCGATGATCTTCCAGGAGCCGATGAGCGCGCTCGACCCGGTGTTCACCGTCGGCCACCAGATCGCCGAGACGCTGCGCGTCCATACCGATGTTTCCCATGAGGAGGCGCGCGCCAAAACGCTGGAGATGCTCCGCCGCGTCGGCATCGCCTCGCCCGAGCGGCGGATCGACGACTATCCGCACCAGCTCTCCGGCGGCATGCGCCAGCGCGTGATGATCGCCGCGAGCCTGATCTGCGGGCCGCAGCTCCTGATCGCGGACGAGCCGACCACCGCGCTCGACGTCACCGTGCAGGCGCAGATCCTCGAGCTGCTGCGCGACATCAGCGAGACCTCGAAGACCGCACTGATGCTGATCACCCACGATCTCGGCGTCGTCGCCGAGACCTGCACGCGGATGATCACGATGTATGCCGGCGAGGTGATCGAGGACGCCACGGTCGACGAGGCGCTGGTGCGGCCGTTGCATCCCTATACGTCGGGACTGCTACGCTCGCTGCCGCATTTGAGCCCGCGCCACGGCCGCCTGCCGTCGATCCCGGGCCGGGTGCCGTCGATCGCGGAGATGCCGGCCGGCTGCCGCTTTCGGGCCCGCTGTGCGCATGCGGCGAAAGGCTGCGAGGCCGAGCAGAAGCTGCAGGACGCCGGCGGCGGCAGAAGAGTGCGCTGCTGGCGCTTTGCCGAGCTCAATCTGCCGGGCGCGCTGCATCCGTCCGGCGCGCCGGCGGCTGCAAAGGTCGCGACGCAATGA
- a CDS encoding ABC transporter ATP-binding protein, translating into MTTAGAEPRRDAIVSVRDLQVRFQTSDRRATVKAVDGVNFDVRRGETFGIIGESGSGKTTIGRALVFLLNPSAGAILHDGVDPTALRRREFQNHRRDYQIIFQDPNAALNPRMTILASVLEPLELAGVGNRAERERQAREALERVGLPQEFGARYPHQLSGGQKQRVVIARALTLKPKLIVCDEVVAALDMSIRGDVLNLFADLQRDLGLTYVFITHDLAVVSHISERVAVMYLGQFVELGPTEEVAERPLHPYTIALLSAEPRPLPSTMRQESRIVLQGEVPSPIDPPSGCRFRTRCPHAQPLCTDRVPEWRELKPDHWVACHFADRPNFSPS; encoded by the coding sequence ATGACCACAGCCGGTGCCGAGCCCCGCCGCGACGCCATCGTTTCGGTGCGCGACCTTCAGGTCCGCTTTCAGACCTCGGACCGCCGCGCCACCGTGAAGGCGGTCGACGGCGTCAATTTCGACGTCCGCCGCGGCGAGACCTTCGGCATCATCGGAGAATCCGGATCGGGCAAGACCACGATCGGCCGCGCGCTGGTGTTCCTGCTCAATCCCAGCGCCGGCGCCATCCTGCATGACGGCGTCGATCCAACGGCACTGCGACGCCGGGAGTTTCAAAACCATCGCCGCGACTACCAGATCATCTTCCAGGACCCGAACGCCGCGCTGAATCCGCGCATGACCATTCTGGCCTCGGTGCTGGAGCCGCTGGAGCTCGCAGGTGTCGGCAACCGTGCCGAGCGCGAGCGGCAGGCGCGGGAGGCGCTGGAGCGCGTCGGCCTGCCGCAGGAGTTCGGCGCGCGCTACCCGCATCAGCTGTCGGGCGGCCAGAAGCAGCGCGTCGTGATCGCCCGCGCGCTGACGCTGAAACCCAAACTGATCGTCTGCGACGAGGTGGTGGCCGCGCTCGACATGTCGATCCGCGGCGACGTGCTCAATTTGTTTGCCGATCTGCAGCGCGACCTCGGGCTGACCTATGTCTTCATCACCCATGATCTCGCCGTGGTCTCGCATATCAGCGAGCGCGTCGCGGTGATGTATCTCGGCCAGTTCGTCGAGCTCGGGCCGACCGAGGAGGTTGCCGAGCGGCCGCTGCATCCCTACACGATCGCGCTGCTGTCGGCCGAGCCGCGGCCGCTGCCGTCCACGATGCGCCAGGAGAGCCGCATCGTCTTGCAGGGCGAGGTGCCGAGCCCGATCGATCCGCCGTCGGGCTGCCGCTTCCGCACCCGCTGCCCGCATGCGCAGCCGCTCTGCACCGACCGCGTGCCGGAGTGGCGCGAGCTGAAGCCCGATCACTGGGTGGCCTGCCATTTCGCTGATCGCCCGAATTTTTCGCCGAGTTAG
- a CDS encoding ABC transporter substrate-binding protein: MTMTTRREVMALISGALASTTLGGRAFAEGPPKKGGTLRISAPANPSSLDPATGGAGSDHAFLFTMYDTLTEWEFDTLKPKPGLAESWKFTDPTTLVLNIRAGITFHDGTPLDAEAVRFNLERNRSDAKSNIKADLLSVAAVEVTGPQQVTLKLKTPDTALPGILSDRAGMMVSPTALKAAEGGIVTRKPVGAGAYSFVSWADGEKIVVKRNEKYWKPERPLPDAIEISIIPELTTGARSVTAGQNDLIYQLPPRQKVIIERASSVKVVHGPTLYVLQIFLNWAKPPFDNLKVRQALNFAIDRESFVKAALAGLAEPAYMNLPKAHWAYDAEVAKLYPYDPDRARKLLAEAGFKEGTPIELGGYPDQDSVQRQEILIEQLRKAGIGVRFVNAPIAEASAAFFGAEKKGAGLLSAWTGRPDPSLTYSLMFTKDAYYNAGRAPVPGELEAAIKESRASEDIEVRRKAFSTVQRLVMENAFVVPLAFQFELVAMNKKVQGYRPNLLGKPKYDDVWLGS, encoded by the coding sequence ATGACGATGACGACACGACGCGAGGTTATGGCGCTGATCTCGGGCGCACTGGCCAGCACCACGCTCGGCGGCCGCGCCTTCGCGGAAGGCCCGCCGAAGAAGGGCGGCACCTTGCGCATCTCGGCGCCGGCCAATCCGTCGAGCCTCGATCCTGCAACCGGCGGCGCCGGCTCCGACCACGCCTTCCTGTTCACGATGTACGACACGCTGACCGAATGGGAGTTCGATACGCTGAAGCCGAAGCCCGGCCTTGCCGAAAGCTGGAAGTTCACCGACCCCACCACGCTGGTGCTCAACATTCGCGCCGGCATCACCTTCCATGACGGCACGCCGCTCGATGCGGAAGCCGTCAGGTTCAATCTCGAGCGCAACCGCAGCGATGCGAAGTCGAACATCAAGGCCGATCTGCTCTCGGTCGCCGCGGTCGAGGTCACCGGCCCGCAGCAGGTGACGTTGAAGCTGAAGACACCCGATACCGCGCTGCCCGGGATTCTTTCCGACCGCGCCGGCATGATGGTGTCGCCGACGGCGCTGAAGGCGGCCGAGGGCGGTATCGTGACGCGCAAGCCGGTCGGCGCCGGCGCCTATTCGTTCGTCAGCTGGGCCGACGGCGAGAAGATCGTGGTCAAGCGCAACGAGAAATACTGGAAGCCGGAGCGGCCGCTTCCCGACGCCATCGAGATATCGATCATTCCCGAGCTCACCACCGGCGCCCGCTCGGTCACCGCCGGGCAGAACGATCTGATCTACCAGCTGCCGCCGCGGCAGAAGGTGATCATCGAGCGCGCCTCCAGCGTCAAGGTGGTGCACGGCCCGACGCTCTATGTGCTTCAGATCTTCCTCAACTGGGCCAAGCCGCCGTTCGACAATCTCAAGGTCCGCCAGGCGCTGAACTTCGCGATCGACCGCGAATCCTTCGTCAAGGCCGCGCTCGCCGGTCTCGCCGAGCCGGCCTACATGAATTTGCCGAAGGCGCATTGGGCCTATGATGCCGAGGTCGCAAAGCTCTATCCCTATGATCCCGACCGAGCGCGCAAGCTGCTCGCCGAGGCCGGCTTCAAGGAGGGCACCCCAATCGAGCTCGGCGGCTATCCGGACCAGGATTCGGTGCAGCGTCAGGAGATCCTGATCGAGCAATTGCGCAAGGCCGGCATCGGCGTGCGGTTCGTCAACGCCCCGATCGCGGAGGCTTCCGCCGCCTTCTTCGGCGCGGAGAAGAAGGGCGCCGGCCTGCTCTCGGCCTGGACCGGGCGGCCCGATCCGAGCCTGACCTACTCGCTGATGTTCACCAAGGACGCCTACTACAATGCCGGCCGCGCGCCAGTGCCGGGCGAACTCGAGGCCGCGATCAAGGAATCGCGTGCGTCTGAGGATATCGAGGTCAGGCGCAAGGCGTTCTCCACCGTGCAGCGGCTGGTGATGGAGAATGCCTTCGTGGTGCCGCTCGCGTTCCAGTTCGAGCTGGTCGCGATGAACAAGAAGGTGCAGGGCTATCGGCCGAACCTGCTCGGCAAGCCGAAATACGACGACGTCTGGCTCGGGAGTTAG